One segment of Pseudomonadota bacterium DNA contains the following:
- a CDS encoding insulinase family protein, protein MNVQVTTLPNNMKIITDSMPEVATVSLGVWVGVGTRHETPEINGVAHLVEHMLFKGTPTRSAFAISEQIESVGGHMNAYTTREQTAYYARVLKEDTGLAMDILADMLQNSLLDPQELDRERTVIQQEIGQTNDAPDDIIHDHLQAISFPGQTLGMPVLGSPQVIGSLPRESLSAWLQHYAGSRMVLVASGHVHHEQIVEMAARAFARLPRESVQRTDPAVWSGGDFRENRTLEQLHLVFGFQGPGYHDPDYYTVSILSTLLGGGMSSRLFQEVREKRGLVYSIHTFSSAFEDGGLFGIYAGTGPEHAAELIPVVCDELQKVENDLTEAEFERARAQLRAGILMGLESTAARSEHLGQSTLIHGRPVLPEETLAKLAAVTPADVKRAIHRLVRSPLSFAAIGPVS, encoded by the coding sequence ATGAACGTTCAGGTTACGACTCTCCCCAACAACATGAAAATTATTACGGACTCCATGCCCGAGGTGGCCACCGTCTCGCTGGGGGTCTGGGTCGGCGTGGGCACCCGTCACGAAACGCCGGAGATCAACGGCGTTGCCCATCTTGTGGAGCACATGCTGTTCAAGGGCACGCCCACGCGCAGCGCCTTTGCCATTTCCGAGCAGATTGAATCCGTGGGCGGCCACATGAACGCCTACACGACCCGGGAGCAGACGGCCTATTACGCCCGGGTCCTGAAGGAAGACACGGGTCTGGCCATGGATATCCTGGCGGACATGCTGCAGAATTCCCTGCTGGATCCCCAGGAACTGGACCGGGAGCGTACCGTGATCCAGCAGGAAATCGGCCAGACCAACGATGCCCCCGACGATATCATCCACGACCACCTCCAGGCCATCTCGTTCCCGGGGCAGACCCTGGGTATGCCTGTCCTGGGATCACCGCAGGTTATCGGCAGCCTTCCCCGGGAGTCTCTGTCAGCATGGCTGCAGCACTATGCCGGCTCCCGCATGGTGCTGGTGGCTTCGGGTCACGTTCACCATGAGCAGATCGTGGAGATGGCGGCCCGGGCCTTCGCCCGACTGCCGCGCGAAAGTGTACAGCGGACAGATCCCGCCGTCTGGTCCGGCGGAGATTTCCGGGAGAACCGGACCCTGGAACAGCTTCACCTGGTGTTCGGCTTCCAGGGTCCCGGATACCATGATCCGGACTATTATACCGTCTCCATCCTGTCCACCCTGCTGGGCGGCGGCATGTCTTCCCGCCTGTTCCAGGAAGTGCGGGAAAAGCGGGGTCTGGTCTACAGCATCCACACCTTTTCCTCGGCCTTTGAGGACGGCGGTCTTTTTGGCATCTATGCCGGAACCGGTCCGGAACACGCGGCCGAACTGATCCCTGTTGTGTGTGATGAACTGCAGAAAGTGGAGAACGACCTGACCGAAGCCGAGTTCGAGAGAGCCCGGGCCCAGCTGCGCGCCGGCATCCTGATGGGACTTGAGAGTACCGCCGCCCGGTCCGAGCATCTGGGCCAGAGCACCCTGATCCACGGGCGCCCCGTCCTCCCGGAGGAAACTCTGGCGAAACTGGCCGCCGTCACGCCCGCAGATGTAAAAAGAGCCATCCACAGGCTGGTTCGCTCCCCCCTCTCTTTTGCCGCCATAGGGCCGGTGTC